GGATACACCTCCTCTGGGTTTCCGTTGGGACGGGCAAAGCGCTGGAACTTGGCAGGAACTGTGATGTCGACGTGCTCCTTGTCCATGACCCGGAAGCGGAAGAAACGTTTATCGCGCAGGGATACGGGATCAACCGCCGGCGGGTCATGTACAATGATTTTGTTCTCATCGGTCCCGTCGAAGACCCGGCCCGCGTTGCGGGTAAACCGATAGAAGATGCACTGGAGTTGCTTGCTTCCCGGGGTGCGGCCTTCGCAAGCAGGGGTGACAATTCGGGGACCCACATGAAAGAGCTCTTCCTGTGGCGGCACGCGGGGCTTCCCGTTCCGGAGATGCAATCATGGTATATCCAGGCGGGACAGGGGATGCTCGCCACCATACAGGTGGCCCAGGAGCGGGACGCCTATACCCTGACCGACCGGGGGACCTTCATCAAGTATGAGGACAACTGGAACGGCGACCCGCCGCTGGTGATCCTGGTGCAGGGCGGGGATATCCTGGTCAACCAGTACAGTGTGATCACCATCAATCCCGAACGATGTGAAACCGCTCAGTATGAACTGGCCGAACAGTTCTCGCACTGGATCGTTTCTCCTTCGGTTCAAAGCGCCATTGGTGAATACCGGCTGCGGGAAAAGGGGCTTTTCATTCCCAACGCAGGTTCTGATGAGAACAAGCAGCCCTGACCGCTGAACACCGGCCTTACCGTTTCTCCCGATTTACAAGGATATGTCACGACGGACATCCTCACTCCGGTAATGGATATTTATCTTTGATTATTAATTCCCGATATGTATAATGTGCGGCGCTGTCCGGACTAATTACGAGGAGGAATTATACTATGGCAATGGTCGAATATGCCCTTGACGGGAAAATAGCCGTTGTGACCATGAACAATGGCGAAAATAGACTGAATACCCCGTTTCTGACGGAGTATCTCCGGGTACTCGATGAGATCGAACATGACACTGACGCGAACGTCCTGGTCGTCAGATCGGCCCATGAAAAGATCTTCAGTAACGGTATCGATCTCGAGTGGCTGGTGCCCTTTATCAACAGCAACGACATGAAGACCTCCAAGGAGTTCATTTACAAGCTGATGGAACTCTACCGGCGGATCCTCATGTTCCCCATGCCGACGATCGCGGCCATAACGGGGCATGCATTCGCCGGCGGTGCCATCATGGTCTGCTATTTCGACTACCGCTTCATGCGGTCCGATAGGGGTTTCCTGTGCTTCCCGGAGGTTGACCTCGGCATCCCCTTCATTCCCGGCATGATTGCCGCCATGAAGAACGCCATCCCTCCTTACAAACTGCGGGAAATGGTCTATGAAGGTAAACGGCTTCCCGGCGAAGAGTGCGTAAAGCACAACATCGTTCAGAAAGCCTGCCCCCTTGAGAACCTGATGGATGAGGTCATGGCCTTTGCCCGGACACTGGACAAACGGCGCGTGGTCATCGAGGAGATCAAGAAGGAGATGAACAAAGGCATTCTCCACGCCCTCGACGTTGAAGACCCGCCGGTCATCGAGTCGGGACGGTTCTATGTCTGATGCAATGATCTGATAGGGAACATACATGAAGCTTTCCGGTGCCGTACCCGGGAAGCTTCTTGTTTTTTCCGAGGAGAGCATGAAATGAAACCCAGCAATGGATGCGCCGTCGTAGGTGTCGGGTATACATCCCAGGGCCGTGTTCCCGGCAGAACGATGCTCAGCTTTCACGTCGAAGCCGCCGCGCAGGCAATTGCCGATGCGGGTCTCACCGGAAAAGACATTGACGGCCTGATCTGTTACCGTCATTTCCCCGCGGCGACGGGCGAACCCGACGTGACGCCCTATCTGGTCGCGGAGCATCTCGGCATTTCTCCCACCTATCTGAGCCAGGAGGCAAACTGTGCGCGGAGCCACCTGCTGCATGCCATCGCTGCTCTTGAAGCGGGAGAGTGCAACTATGTGGTCATTTCCTACGGGCATAATGCCCTCTCCAGTGACAGCATATTGAAACTGCTCTACCAGAAAGGTTCGGAAGAAATGGTGTTCGGTCATTTCGGCGCCACGGCCGATTATGCCCTTGCCGCGCGGAGGGCCATGCACCTCTTCGGCACCGGTCCCGAGACATGGAAGCACATTGCCGTGGGACAGCGCAAATGGGCGAACCTGAATCCCCGGGCAATGCACCATGGCAGGCCGATGACATTCGATGATTATTTCAATTCACGGTTGGTGGTCGAGCCTTTTCGCCTCTTTGACAACTGCCTCATAACCGATGGCGGCCGTGCCTGCGTCGTCACGACGGTCGAGCGGGCCCGTGATCTGCCGCACCGTCCCGTTCGGATCATGGGGTTCGGTCACCACCATCCGTCGTCCGGCGTCCAGCGTGCGAGGCACCTCGCGGGGCCGACGGGCGCGAAACGTGCGGGGGAACGGGCCCTTCGCATGGCGGGTGTTGCCCTCTCTGATATCGATGCCTGTGAAATATATGATTGTTTTACCTACACCGTGGAGATCACCCTCCAGGACCTCGGGTTCTTCGGTCCCGGCGAGGGTGCGGACTGGTTTGCCGGGGGGCGGATCGAGCCGGGTGGCGCCATGCCGGTCAACACCTCGGGCGGCCTGCTTTCGGAATCATACCAGATGGGGTTGACGCCGGTCACGGAAGCCGTCATGCAGCTCATGGGCCGCTGCGGCGACCGTCAGATGGGACCGGCGACGCGCACGAAGGAGCCGGAGGTGATTCTCTGCACCGACAACGGCGGCACGCTCCAGAGCTGCGCGTGTTACGTCTTCGGGAGGGAGTGAGGCATGGATAACGTAAAGCCCCTGCCCTTGATAAACGGGGATAACGAGCAGTTCTGGAAGGGATGCGCGCGCCATGAATTACGCTTTCAGAAATGCAGGCGGTGCGGGTTCGTCCGGTGGCCGCCGTCCTTTCTCTGTCCCGAATGCCATTATACCGACGCGGAAATGATCCGGGCGAGCGGCCGGGGGAGGGTATATTCCTTCGTGGTCTATCACATGGCCTATCACCAGGGGTTCACGGATGACCTTCCCTACGTTGTCGCCCTGGTTGAACTTGCGGAAGGACCCCGGTTCCTCAGCAATATCGTGGGCTGCGAGCCCGATGACGTGGCCTGTGACATGCCCGTTGAGGTCGTCTGGGACGACATCGGCGAATGGAGCCTTCCGAAATTCCGGCTGCTTCCGTGATCTGAAAGATATGCCGGTATGCACCGACGGGGTGATCCCCAGGATCGTTCCCGGATCCGCGTCACCTCCCCACTTTGTCATTCCGGAATCCGCGTCAGCGGATATCCGGAATCCATGCTCCTCATCGTGCTCACTTCAATAACAATTCATTCTTTTGTGAATGTGTCGACACCGGCAGCCTATGAATACTTCGGCGGCCGGCGGTCGAACCAGGGCCGTGCCTTTTCAAGCTGCGCCGCGACGCGAAAGAGTGTCGCCTCGTCACCGAACCGTCCGATGAACTGCACTCCCACGGGAAGCCCCTCGGCGGTCCAGTGGAGCGGAATCGACATGGCCGGTTGCCCCGTAAAGTTCGCCAACTGTGTGAAAGGTGTTTTCGAGAGACTGTCAATGGCCATCTTGTCCGTTAATCCCGACAATTGCACCAGCCTGCCGAGACCGAGGGTGTTGATAACCCTCATGGCGACACGCTCCGCAGGTTTCGGTTGAAGCTCGCCGATCATTACCGGGGGGAAGGCGACGGTGGGAGTCACGTAGACGTCATAGGTCTCATGAAACCGGCCCATGATGCGGGATGCCGTCCCCCATTTTCTTATTGCCGTGACAAAGTGTTCCGCGGTGAACGTCCGGCCCAGCAAGCCCAGCGTCCAGGTCAGCATCTCCACGTCTTCCTGCCGGACCTTTCTTCCCAGGATCGGTGTCAGCGCTTCGATATCGGCCGCCACCTCGCCGAAATAC
The sequence above is a segment of the Deltaproteobacteria bacterium genome. Coding sequences within it:
- a CDS encoding thiolase family protein, which encodes MKPSNGCAVVGVGYTSQGRVPGRTMLSFHVEAAAQAIADAGLTGKDIDGLICYRHFPAATGEPDVTPYLVAEHLGISPTYLSQEANCARSHLLHAIAALEAGECNYVVISYGHNALSSDSILKLLYQKGSEEMVFGHFGATADYALAARRAMHLFGTGPETWKHIAVGQRKWANLNPRAMHHGRPMTFDDYFNSRLVVEPFRLFDNCLITDGGRACVVTTVERARDLPHRPVRIMGFGHHHPSSGVQRARHLAGPTGAKRAGERALRMAGVALSDIDACEIYDCFTYTVEITLQDLGFFGPGEGADWFAGGRIEPGGAMPVNTSGGLLSESYQMGLTPVTEAVMQLMGRCGDRQMGPATRTKEPEVILCTDNGGTLQSCACYVFGRE
- a CDS encoding Zn-ribbon domain-containing OB-fold protein translates to MDNVKPLPLINGDNEQFWKGCARHELRFQKCRRCGFVRWPPSFLCPECHYTDAEMIRASGRGRVYSFVVYHMAYHQGFTDDLPYVVALVELAEGPRFLSNIVGCEPDDVACDMPVEVVWDDIGEWSLPKFRLLP
- a CDS encoding enoyl-CoA hydratase/isomerase family protein, encoding MAMVEYALDGKIAVVTMNNGENRLNTPFLTEYLRVLDEIEHDTDANVLVVRSAHEKIFSNGIDLEWLVPFINSNDMKTSKEFIYKLMELYRRILMFPMPTIAAITGHAFAGGAIMVCYFDYRFMRSDRGFLCFPEVDLGIPFIPGMIAAMKNAIPPYKLREMVYEGKRLPGEECVKHNIVQKACPLENLMDEVMAFARTLDKRRVVIEEIKKEMNKGILHALDVEDPPVIESGRFYV
- a CDS encoding substrate-binding domain-containing protein — protein: MATEKRLFLATTTSTDNTGLLDYLESILLRDTGIHLLWVSVGTGKALELGRNCDVDVLLVHDPEAEETFIAQGYGINRRRVMYNDFVLIGPVEDPARVAGKPIEDALELLASRGAAFASRGDNSGTHMKELFLWRHAGLPVPEMQSWYIQAGQGMLATIQVAQERDAYTLTDRGTFIKYEDNWNGDPPLVILVQGGDILVNQYSVITINPERCETAQYELAEQFSHWIVSPSVQSAIGEYRLREKGLFIPNAGSDENKQP